tgtcgcCATGTTCGTTTACAACAGACTTTACTTTGGTGCAGCACTGACGTGCAGCTTCCATGTGTTTTGAATGCTTTAAACCAAGGGTTTGGTCTAAAACTGCAGAAGAAGGGTAAGAGGAGGCATTAGGAAAAGGATCGCGAGGTCTAAATTTTAGGGTCAGAGTGCTTCACGTAGGTAATTTCATCAGGACTGATCAGTGCTTTTATATATGTGCTTCGATAATGCCCAATATATTGCCTGTTATTATGGGGCCTCGTTATCTtacatggttcaagaaaaatactTGGCGACGAAACTTGCATGTTTATGGCTTTTCACCGGGAAGATGTGCTCCCAGACCTTGGCTATAGATCAACTGTATCTGATTGTAATACCTCACTGTCCCAGCAATAAGTGAGCAtagatcatttttgtttttgttttgatgggGAAAGCTGCTGTTATTTTTAGTATGTGATTATGCAGGGATTCCTTTCACTATGGATGCTGCTTAAACAGAATTCAGAGTCTCAAATGGGATTCTCGCCATTGATTTGTGGTGGGACCTGATTGAACCTCCAAATCCAATGGCGCGGATCAATCGATTTCCTTAATTCTTGGTGTATAAGCATAGAATTAAGTTAACTGGTAAGATCGTCTGCACTGGTTTAAAAACTTCTTATAAAAAGAAACCATGACTAAAGGTAGCTAGCTACCCTGCTAAGCATTGCTGACCCAAAGATCCTTTtccaattatcataaaaaaaagagatcgTCTCCAAGCATACCTGTGTTCATGTAGCTGAACACTCTTCACCTTTAGAGTTGCTGAAAGTGTTCCTCGTCATTTTTGTCCGAAATAAACAAATGGGTCATGCACATCCCGATTACCATTGTATGGCATGAAAGCAGTTCctgtttcaagaaaaaaaacaccaagGCAGTTTTGGCCTACATCGCTGAGTTTTGATTTATCTCACTGCTAGCTAGTGATTACGAAATAGGGACATAATAAGAGATTCCATGGCACGTTTACATAAAATACAGTATAAATGCAAGTGGAATTGAGCACTAAAAATCATGTCAATTATAATGATACTGCCAAGTGGTTTCTAGAACATTGCATATGAGCACCAAGAGTATCAATGATACCAACTTTAACAATATTCTATGCTAACCcttaatatattgatatggAATAACACTGCAGATTAATGTTCTTCTTTTGTGTTTACCAGTAGTTTTCTCCATCTTCCAATCATTATCGGCATGCTTCGTTGATTCTTTCTCAAAAAGTTTCGGCTGGCTAATATAGCTGGTTCAGATCGGAGTTTCTCTCACTGTTTCGAGTGTTTTCATTTGTTGCAGAACAGCTATCACAAAATTGAGAGCAGATTCTGTCCAGAACATCAGTCTCAGTGTCACTTCCAAACCTAAATAGTAAAACCCAAATACTGGAAACTGGTCACGTCCATGTACAAGAATCGAGCCTTAGAGAGCTTTTTTTACCCCATTGGAGGAAGCTTTCAGTCGGTATATTTCTTGGACCACCTTCAACGTATTgagattaaattcatttttttctaatgaaGTTCAAAGCAAGCCGTCTATACTAAAACTAGAGGATCGATTCTTGAAATTAACTTACTCCTCGGGACCTGGCCTGGAATCTTGAACCATAGTGGCTAAAAAGAGAGGACGCTACTTCGCTCATTAACCATGTACAAGACAAACTCCTCAAGccctttaattgaaagaaatgcTCAGATATGGTTTCAAAGCACTCAACTTCCTTGTAGCTCGTGTCTCCgaagagaaaaacaaactaatagcTAGAGCTTTTAGCTTTATTTCACAGCGTATTTTTACCTATCCTGTTGAAAGCTGTGGACCTGGACATCTCCGGAGATGTCTCGGAACAAAATTTAAGCACAAATGGCTTCCCTAAATTAAAAGGATTTGcttttaataattctaaaagaAAAACGATGGCTTTTTAACCAAGTATTGGCTCTACTTGCAGGGCAGAGAAATTGCATGGAGAGAATCTGATGGATTGATGTTTGAAAGAGACAGCGTACCTGTAATCTCAGAACCTGGAATTTTATTGGTATTGGATTCCTAAGCACAGTTCACAAAGAATGTAATCAGAAAACTTCCATCTTTTGATTGAGTGATCAGAGTACTTGAAATATGAATTTATCAAAGACTTTGTGTTGCTGGTGGTGGTGCAAATGCTGTCATGTGGTGCGGCCAGAACAATGGAATTTTCAAAAAGCCATATCCTATTTGACATTgtgtaataaataaaatcacagAACCATTTTCAGGAATCTTCGCCTTTGAAATATGGAAGAATGATCACAACATTTTTCTATCTGCAGATGTATCAAGAGTAAGTTCCATTACCGTTTCATGAAACTGCCACTTTGCATATGAGCGACTTCAGATCACATCTGTAGTGCCTGGAACTCAAACCTGCCACTGCCACAATTCTACTTGATAACCCATCAGACTCCAttggaaatacaaaaaatgtaTCCAACTGGGCCCACTTGTTGGcagataaatattatatttcaaataaaagtatgttaatttactattttttttttaaatgatgttatctacttttaatttaatatgataatttttttataaaaaaaatcccatcttTTTGCTCTAGAGgtataaaagtataaaattccGAACAaaacaaagctttttttttcccctcccttgaaaaaatcaaaggaaatcttttagctgaaaaaaaaaaaaaaacatttctaggTTTCTCTTGAATAACCATACAGAACTAATGAATGCCAGCCTTTTGTTGTTTCCAGTAGTTGATGTTGGTTGACGCATCCGCAAGTAAATTACTGAGTTCCAGCTCCAGGGTTTTACAATATCTCTTGCAGAGAAATTTAAAAGCTcgattcaattaaaaactagattaattttattCGAGAGGAAAGTATAAATACATAAAAGGGTTAAGAAACTTTAGCCgctcaagaaaaacaaataattttaaataataataataaaaataataatgatgacgactacaataataataataatatgtaaaaaataaatcatgcccgtttaaataattactaaaaaataaaataaaaacataaaaaaatctaaaaaataaagtaaattataaaataatagatcTTTAAGATCAATTCCTacatcaaagctaaaaaatatatataaaaagaaaaccctattagacaaaaaaggaaaacagataaaattgaaagttctTCTCTTTTTGAGtgtctatatacatatatataattgatggaGATTCTTATATGTcaagagaagaaataaaaataaataaataaataaaaaaacctttgttTTGGTCTTTCAACGAGTAGACCCATCATAAAACATAATCAATGAAATATTTGAATccaattcaataattatataagctATACTTGTTTTGGTCATAAAACTTGTTTGTGATTAATGAATTTTTCTTAGTATTAGACTTATCtctataaatatatgttttagatATTCTATTTAGTccaattacaacaaaatattatGTAACAACTCAAATCCCCTATAATCTCCTgcatcaaagctaaaaaaatatataaagaaaaccctattagaaaaaaaaggaaaacagataaaattgaaagttctTCTCTTTTTGAGtgtctatatacatatatataattgaggGAGATTCTTATATGCCAAgagaagaaataataataaaaaaaaaaccttataacTCGAAGTTAATTCCCTTGGTTTCTCTCCGGCCATTaattcaacaagaaagaaagcCGCACTACACTTGGTATTCCATGTTTTCATCCTTTACATTTCCATGGTGGGGGGTGCAATAAGCttatatataattcattaatATCTCTGTGAGAGGGATGAAAACGCGTATAGCCAAAGATGCgctcaaaaacatcaaaattcaaCTTCTACCAATAGAATTTCAAAGCAGTCGGTATTTAGCCCTTGAAAATAAGGGGCCTTGAAATCCTGGTGTCATCGTCCACAGAAAATGGTGAACAAAGAGTAGTGACACCACTGCAACTCCGAGGAAAAATCATCACTCTTCACATGCACATATCCTATTGGCTCCCCATCTGATCATTTGCGTTGACTTGTCCATTACGCACCAATCCATGCGAAAATCAACTTTCCACAACTTGAACTATTTATTTAGAACCCTATTGTAATTCAAGACTTCAGTTCATCATCATATGTGCCTTGGAGACCTTTCCTTTCATCGTGTATCGATACACAAGCAATAATACTGGAGCTTCACATTCCTCACATACAAGCTAGATCTCTACAGGGAACGAATTAACAGTGACTAATGAAGATCATAGCAATAATCTTATGCTAAaatgtatatatgtatttattattttttggaaaacCAAACCAACTATTCCTTTTGTGCTCGAAGTTGGCAACTGTAGAGGAAAATGATGCACACTCAAGACTAATTGCAACAAATTGGCATCTGGGAGTCAAGAAAATCAGATAGGTAGGGCTACAGGCTATGTGAATGGAACCATCATAAGTGGTTGaaggaaaaatagaagaaagaaaccTTGATTAAttaggaaaaagaaatgaacgaGGATACAGACAATAAACGAACCACAGCACGACAAAAGCTAGCGCAGGTAAATCATGATGAAATTCGTGTCCACAGTCGATCAACAGTTTGAATATAAAGTCATATAAATCTAGCAACAGGAACCACATTATACATATTtcctcaaataaaaacaaagagacaGGATTTGTcaaatgatcaaatcaaattaaaagcagGTCAAACATCTTTCACAATGTCAGTGATCAGTATATTCCAAAATGAAATGCATTCCCCTAACATCCCATGTGCTGTGAAAAGAAACAAATCCATGAGCTATTGCATCTAGTCTGTGTTTCATGCATgatgcttttaaaataatattttaacttgaaaatattttaagatagaAAAAATTGATGAGTTTGTATCATGCAATTACAAAAGCTCTCTTGAACATGCCAGTTAAGCATTCCAAATAAGTATTCACAGGTGCACCTCCAACAGTAATGCTTTAGTCTAATGGCGTGCTCCAATAAAGTTCAGAGAACTGCTaacaacaaaagcaaaaaacctACAAAACCAACCCCACACCTCTTGCTACCGCATCAAAACCATAAACCAGACCTCGCACTCTCACCCTGCAGTTAATTTTCTCTTGGGGTTGCTACCAATTAGACAATTATatatgcaaaaaagaaaaaaagcaggaACGTTTAGCATCGACAGGATAGAAGCAAATAACTTTTATTCCTCACCCTTAATCTGGATGTAGATATATTACAAGACACGCACTATGCACGCCATATGTGCATTCCTACAAACCCTAACCCCTCAGCTCCTATGTTTCACCTATGCAAAGCATTTTGACAACGGTTTAGTTACCGTGTCTGTCTTGTACCAAGGACACTCGACATCGATCACAGCCCTTCTCCCTATAAACAGTGATCGAAATCTTATCAGTTCAGTGATTCTAGTATTTAGCTTCTGCTGTTTCAGTTAGTTTTCTTATTTACAAGGAAAATTCAAAGGACATGATGACAAGTTCCATGCAAAAGAGGACCTTCGTTAGTGCTAGTCGGACATAAAATACAGTGATTCTTCCGGTAAAATTAGTTATGCGAACACCCATTTCAAGTGAGAATGACTGCTCTACTTTTTGCCAAACAATTGCCATTCTATTCAGTAAGACACGTCATTTCAAAAACGTAATACTCACAAGTATGAATCCAAGAAAATGATCAGTCAGCCCGTAAATGACACTTCCGAACAAAAATATCCCAAGAAAATGACAACATATTTAAACAAAGTGTCTTTTAAAACAAGCTACAAAGCTTATCGATGCAACAAAAGAATTTATCATGCCCATAACATGGAGATTCACAATATGCTAGGAAAAAAAGGCCCCCAGGTGGCCATGTTAATGTCTTTGATCATTCAAAATGAAACACAATGTGCATCCACAGATCTCAAAACCAGCACTAATCTTTCAACCAAATAATGGGCAAGAGAATATGTATCAGTACCTCTCAAGTACATAGGCATAATGCTGCCATCTGCTGTAAATATGATGTGTCCACTAAAGTATGACACGAAACAATCTTCATGGGACTGCTGTTGTTCCATACATATACATGATTTACAAAAGTGGCATGCAGcttatcaaaacaataataatattacatCTAAGAATATGTAAAGAAGGAAAGATAATGATCCACACGACAAAATCTATCTATTTATAAACAATGCTAACAGATCTAATGGGGGACAACATGTCAGCGCGCGGAAAGGAAAAGGCCAAGCATGGATTAAAATACATACCGACTCTTTAATTAATCCATAATAGCCAACAACTGTACACAAGATTGTAGCCAAAAGGATAAGTCAGATAAATCTGAAGCATCTCAAGGAATAAAGTATCATTACAAGCCAAACAGACATCCAGGACAGTAATTATCCCGGTGGGCAGAAATGACACGACAACCAGATTGACAACACAAGAATGCTCACTTAGTTATATAgaatattattcaaatattCCATACATTGCATGTTTCATTATAATTGGACAAATACACAACACCAGGAGGCAACAATTCAATTATCTACACCAAAGACGTTGTATTAGCACGTTCAGTTCACTAAACCATGGTTTAAGCACACAAGTAGTGCATGGATAATTCCAGAAACATATGCAAACCTCAAGAGGTTAAACTCTAAAAGATGATATAGGCTAGAAACAATTTCAATATGCTAATTGAGGGGGATGCGTTTCAAATACCAGGATAACAGAAGCAACAAGTACACCATATAATTCATGTGTGCATGCAATTCCATGGTTGTCCGCATTACAAAAATGTTACAGGTAGCGCAGGAGGAGGAAAAGGACATTCATGTTATGCTCTTTCTTGTTTGGCAATAAATGATAGTGACATGGCAACTACTTCGCATGCTAAAGTCTAAAGCAGCACAATAATGACGATTTCCACATTTACTTCTAGCTGATGGAACCAAACTAACCAAAAAGGAAGTAACCAGTGCAACAAAATGTTAGCCAGCAACCAGGAAAGTACAGGATTGCAAGTAAACAATggaggaaagaaaaataatcacacACATAGTCATATGGGGAAGTTTTAGGACAAGATAGGTTCCTTACTATGGGTAAAGCATGAGTGGGATTTTGAATCCAGGCAAGACAAaattgctaaaaataaaaagtcaagttCATACCACGATGCCTCTTGATGATGCATTATACTTTACACTGTAGATCTCACCTTTGtaatacaaaaatttaactAACCAAAAGAGCAAGGAGACGGAAAGATTAAAAAGAAGGCTACAActtcaagaaaacaaatagatttattttttttcatcacagTTTCAGAACTAAAACATCTGGTGGAACAggtttttggaattttattaGCTATCTTTTCTAAAATCTGATACAGGAATTCTCTACTAGTGAGATAAGGCAGCTTCTTTGCCATGTGAGGATCCTCAAAGTGCAATTACAAAAGGCAAGTAGAATTGAGGAGCGAGAATGCTAAAACCAAGAAgctgaaaatttcaaagatggaACATATGTTAATAAGGTACAAATTAAGGGGAAACTTACCAAAACCCTATTGATAAAAATTAGCGGACCTAAGAAAAATTAGACAAGAATGTTACTACTTCATAAACCTTAATTTATTGGATTTCCAAAGGCCGAACCTCCAAGTAACCCTCCAGCAGAAGCACCATAAACATCTGAAGGATCGAGAATTGGGGAAGAAGAGGCCCCATGTCTCCCtgcgccgccgccgccaccaccGTTAGCAGCACCCAAATGCAATTCAGATATATTAGGGAACCCATCTCTTGTTTCAACTCCTTGGTCATATAGAAACCCTTTGAAAACATGACCACCAATCTTCACCACAGCCTGATACGCATACTCGTCTTCACCATCTTCCACTGCTGTCACTCTAACACACCTGAAAACTGCTGGTGCAGTTACTTGCACCGGTAATCTCTCTTTAAAACCTGCATCTGCAAACATAATTCAACAAAAGCCCTACTCAGAATTTCACGTTTACATTAACAACcctaaagcaagaaaaaaaacaataatagtgAAATGTTAAACTCAAAAACCTTGGTGACTAGAACTCGTGTCATAGCTCCTTGGAGGAGTCGTGTTAGAAGTGGAAGTATGAGAAGTAGTAGTAGTTTGAGAGTTTATAAGTCTAGGTTTCTTGGAACCAGAAGTAGACCCAGTGGAACCAGCACCCCCACCAGCAGTTGCTATAAGCTGACGCTCTCTCCTCCTCGCAGCCGCTACCCACGTGCTCTTCACATGAGTAGCACAATCAAACCCACGGCTTTTACAGCACGTCCTACACCTTCTATGGCTACAATCTTTCTTCGCTTGGTTTCCACAATCCTCACACGTAGTTGTAGCAGACGATGATGAATTTCCTCCAAGATTTCCACAACCATTACCACCACCATTTCCACTTTGTAGTAGAAGATTCGCTGTTGAATTATTGTGATGATCAATAATCGAAGGAGTGGTGTCAGAACCTTTCTTGATATATTGAGAGCCTTGGTTTTGCCAAAACGGATGAATTCCACTAATCTTGTTTCGACCATTATTCAACAACTCTTGATCATCCATGTTTTGTGGCGTAAGGAGTGGAATGACACCAACACCTACCCCAACACCAAGAGC
This genomic interval from Populus alba chromosome 1, ASM523922v2, whole genome shotgun sequence contains the following:
- the LOC118055546 gene encoding protein LATERAL ROOT PRIMORDIUM 1 isoform X1 — encoded protein: MVGLRDVFVVAPAAPFNHHHHHHHHHHEQINLSTADPINASNATALGVGVGVGVIPLLTPQNMDDQELLNNGRNKISGIHPFWQNQGSQYIKKGSDTTPSIIDHHNNSTANLLLQSGNGGGNGCGNLGGNSSSSATTTCEDCGNQAKKDCSHRRCRTCCKSRGFDCATHVKSTWVAAARRRERQLIATAGGGAGSTGSTSGSKKPRLINSQTTTTSHTSTSNTTPPRSYDTSSSHQDAGFKERLPVQVTAPAVFRCVRVTAVEDGEDEYAYQAVVKIGGHVFKGFLYDQGVETRDGFPNISELHLGAANGGGGGGAGRHGASSSPILDPSDVYGASAGGLLGGRRAVIDVECPWYKTDTVTKPLSKCFA
- the LOC118055546 gene encoding protein LATERAL ROOT PRIMORDIUM 1 isoform X3, whose protein sequence is MVGLRDVFVVAPAAPFNHHHHHHHHHHEQINLSTADPINASNATALGVGVGVGVIPLLTPQNMDDQELLNNGRNKISGIHPFWQNQGSQYIKKGSDTTPSIIDHHNNSTANLLLQSGNGGGNGCGNLGGNSSSSATTTCEDCGNQAKKDCSHRRCRTCCKSRGFDCATHVKSTWVAAARRRERQLIATAGGGAGSTGSTSGSKKPRLINSQTTTTSHTSTSNTTPPRSYDTSSSHQDAGFKERLPVQVTAPAVFRCVRVTAVEDGEDEYAYQAVVKIGGHVFKGFLYDQGVETRDGFPNISELHLGAANGGGGGGAGRHGASSSPILDPSDVYGASAGGLLGASWF
- the LOC118055546 gene encoding protein LATERAL ROOT PRIMORDIUM 1 isoform X2, with protein sequence MVGLRDVFVVAPAAPFNHHHHHHHHHHEQINLSTADPINASNATALGVGVGVGVIPLLTPQNMDDQELLNNGRNKISGIHPFWQNQGSQYIKKGSDTTPSIIDHHNNSTANLLLQSGNGGGNGCGNLGGNSSSSATTTCEDCGNQAKKDCSHRRCRTCCKSRGFDCATHVKSTWVAAARRRERQLIATAGGGAGSTGSTSGSKKPRLINSQTTTTSHTSTSNTTPPRSYDTSSSHQDAGFKERLPVQVTAPAVFRCVRVTAVEDGEDEYAYQAVVKIGGHVFKGFLYDQGVETRDGFPNISELHLGAANGGGGGGAGRHGASSSPILDPSDVYGASAGGLLGGSAFGNPIN